The proteins below come from a single bacterium genomic window:
- a CDS encoding type II secretion system protein: protein MNKGFSIIEAIVTCVILGVIVLAVIRLFPTSAVVNARADRMSEATVVAEDKIEQFRSMGFDELKNLIITGYNTGTDTIGYITRSWALTDSIENVVRVDVTCSWRVPGSTGYSSTRVITQISKHD from the coding sequence ATGAATAAAGGTTTTAGTATCATTGAAGCAATAGTGACCTGTGTTATACTTGGAGTTATAGTACTTGCAGTTATTAGACTATTCCCTACATCAGCTGTTGTTAATGCAAGGGCTGATAGGATGAGTGAAGCTACAGTAGTTGCTGAAGATAAGATTGAACAGTTTAGGTCTATGGGATTTGATGAACTTAAGAATCTTATAATAACTGGGTACAATACTGGAACTGACACAATTGGCTATATAACAAGGAGTTGGGCACTCACAGACTCAATTGAAAATGTAGTTCGTGTTGATGTTACTTGCTCATGGCGAGTCCCGGGTAGCACGGGGTATTCAAGTACTCGTGTCATAACACAAATCTCAAAACATGACTA
- a CDS encoding prepilin-type N-terminal cleavage/methylation domain-containing protein yields MIKRQTYRSGFTLVELIVVIVIMGILSAMMVRVRTAQDRARIGAAEADVTLMRQALGLYETDYSTYNIKTISSYADFVGKLKRPDGTAYMTLPDTTNFTDFTYSGNDSTYTITVKAKDNRKTIVIGTPKKTYH; encoded by the coding sequence ATGATAAAGAGACAGACATATAGGAGTGGTTTTACACTTGTTGAACTCATAGTTGTTATTGTGATTATGGGTATCCTTTCGGCTATGATGGTGAGAGTTAGGACAGCACAAGATAGGGCAAGGATTGGGGCTGCAGAGGCTGATGTTACATTGATGAGGCAAGCTTTGGGGCTTTACGAGACAGACTATTCTACTTATAACATTAAAACCATCTCATCGTATGCTGATTTTGTGGGTAAGTTGAAGAGACCCGATGGTACAGCATATATGACTTTACCTGATACGACTAACTTTACTGATTTCACCTATTCTGGGAACGATTCTACCTATACTATAACAGTGAAAGCCAAAGATAATAGGAAGACCATAGTAATTGGAACCCCCAAGAAGACTTATCACTAA
- the thiE gene encoding thiamine phosphate synthase translates to MPDFSLYVILDEKYIRDRNLTSTIIELAQGGATIIQLREKSKNTKEFLQDAIKVKEVTRKFGIPFIVNDRIDVAIAVDADGVHLGEDDMPISYARKILGNRIIGSSIRSVAQALEAANSGATYLAVGCLFQSSTASKPIVPLTLISEIKKAVRIPVVGIGGITIDRIADVLAAGADGICVAGDLFNYPNLRDRTYEFKLKIQKKIKKC, encoded by the coding sequence ATGCCAGACTTTAGTTTATATGTCATACTTGACGAGAAGTATATCAGGGATAGAAATTTGACCTCTACTATTATTGAGCTTGCTCAAGGTGGTGCTACAATTATTCAGCTACGTGAGAAAAGTAAAAATACAAAAGAGTTCTTACAAGATGCAATAAAAGTGAAAGAGGTGACTCGTAAATTTGGTATCCCATTTATTGTTAACGATAGAATAGATGTAGCAATTGCAGTAGATGCTGATGGAGTCCATCTCGGTGAAGATGATATGCCTATCTCTTACGCAAGAAAGATTCTTGGTAATCGTATAATTGGAAGCTCTATAAGAAGCGTAGCTCAAGCATTAGAGGCAGCCAATTCTGGTGCTACTTATTTAGCTGTAGGCTGTCTGTTTCAATCAAGTACTGCATCTAAGCCAATTGTGCCATTAACACTTATTTCTGAAATTAAGAAAGCTGTTAGAATTCCGGTAGTTGGGATAGGTGGTATAACTATTGACAGGATTGCTGATGTCCTTGCTGCAGGTGCAGATGGTATATGTGTAGCAGGTGATTTGTTTAACTATCCCAATTTGAGAGACAGAACATATGAATTTAAGCTCAAAATCCAAAAGAAGATCAAAAAGTGCTGA
- a CDS encoding prepilin peptidase, translating into MYILFFILGACFGSFFSVCIHRIPKGLSIISPRSYCPMCKHVIKWYDNIPIISYCILKGKCRYCGKKISMLYIGVELITAGVFLIALIKFGISIKFLIYLILFSLLIIISFIDMRTEIVPDIITMPAIIIGIMASIFTVSVISSLKPLGNIGKIYSSIIGGTVGASVIAIFAIIGRLIFKQEAMGGGDIKLLAMIGTFIGWLNVLWTIFIGSFIGLIFGIIMRRRKIPFAPALSIATFIIVVIGTPIIA; encoded by the coding sequence ATGTATATTTTATTCTTCATCTTAGGTGCCTGTTTTGGTAGCTTCTTCAGTGTATGCATACATAGAATACCAAAAGGATTATCTATTATTTCGCCTCGTTCTTATTGTCCGATGTGTAAGCATGTAATTAAATGGTATGATAATATACCTATCATTTCATATTGCATACTTAAAGGGAAATGCCGCTATTGTGGTAAAAAGATATCTATGCTGTACATCGGGGTTGAACTTATAACTGCAGGTGTATTTCTTATAGCTTTAATAAAATTTGGAATCTCAATTAAATTTTTAATCTATCTTATATTATTCTCGTTACTTATCATTATTTCATTTATTGATATGAGAACAGAAATAGTGCCAGATATTATTACCATGCCAGCTATCATTATTGGAATAATGGCAAGTATTTTTACAGTCTCTGTTATTAGTTCATTAAAGCCACTTGGTAACATCGGTAAGATATACAGTTCTATCATAGGTGGGACAGTAGGTGCATCAGTCATTGCTATATTTGCTATAATTGGTAGATTAATTTTTAAACAAGAGGCAATGGGGGGTGGTGACATAAAATTACTTGCTATGATAGGCACCTTTATCGGTTGGCTAAATGTGTTATGGACTATTTTTATAGGCTCTTTTATAGGCTTAATATTTGGAATTATTATGAGGCGCCGTAAGATACCGTTTGCACCCGCTTTATCTATAGCTACATTTATAATTGTTGTAATTGGAACCCCTATAATTGCTTGA
- the hutU gene encoding urocanate hydratase, with protein sequence MRVIRAPIGNTITCKSWHTEAAMRMLMNNLDTDVAELPEQLIVYGGTGKAARNWDCYDKIVETLKELENDETLLIQSGKPVGVFKTFTYAPRVLITNALLVPKWATWDYFRHLEAMGLIMFGQMTAGSWIYIGAQGIIQGTYETLASCATRYFGGSLKGKFILTAGMGGMGGAQPLAATMNEGVILDVEVDRKKIERRVRQGFCDKIVESLDSAIKLVNEAVKNKRPLSIGLVGNASETHPELVKMGIIPDVLTDQTSAHDELNGYVPGGMSFDEAIELRKKKPEDYIKRSYESMARQVSAMLDMQKQGAVTFEYGNNLRGQAEKGGVKDAFKISGFVLEYIRPYFCEGRGPFRWVALSGDPKDIYATDEVIVREFKEDEILRRWITLAHKKVPFQGLPARICWLGYEERAHFGKIINKMVRDSKISAPIVIGRDHLDSGSVASPYRETEKMIDGSDAVADWPILNALLNTASGASWVAVHHGGGVGIGNSIHAGFVIVADGTNEMEARLDRVLTNDPGIGVARHADAGYDIAIETAKKKKVKIPMMK encoded by the coding sequence ATGAGAGTTATCAGAGCACCGATAGGTAATACTATAACTTGCAAATCGTGGCATACTGAAGCTGCTATGCGTATGCTGATGAATAACTTAGACACAGATGTCGCTGAACTTCCAGAACAGCTCATAGTTTACGGTGGAACAGGGAAGGCAGCAAGGAACTGGGACTGCTATGATAAGATTGTTGAGACTCTGAAAGAGTTAGAAAATGACGAAACTTTACTTATTCAATCAGGTAAGCCTGTTGGGGTATTCAAAACTTTTACATATGCACCAAGAGTATTGATTACTAATGCTTTACTTGTCCCAAAGTGGGCGACATGGGATTATTTTAGACACCTTGAAGCAATGGGGTTGATAATGTTTGGTCAAATGACTGCCGGCTCGTGGATATACATAGGGGCACAAGGTATTATACAAGGAACCTACGAAACACTCGCCTCCTGTGCAACTCGCTACTTTGGTGGCTCACTTAAAGGTAAATTTATACTCACTGCTGGTATGGGTGGTATGGGTGGCGCTCAGCCACTTGCAGCCACTATGAATGAGGGAGTAATACTTGATGTAGAAGTTGACCGCAAGAAGATTGAACGTAGGGTGAGACAAGGGTTTTGTGATAAAATAGTGGAGTCACTTGATTCTGCAATAAAGCTTGTAAATGAGGCAGTGAAAAATAAGAGACCACTTTCAATTGGGCTTGTTGGCAATGCATCTGAGACACATCCGGAGCTTGTTAAAATGGGGATTATACCTGATGTATTAACTGACCAAACTTCTGCACACGATGAATTAAATGGCTATGTGCCAGGGGGGATGAGTTTTGATGAAGCTATTGAACTTAGAAAAAAGAAGCCTGAAGATTATATAAAACGGTCGTATGAATCAATGGCACGCCAAGTTTCTGCAATGCTTGATATGCAAAAACAGGGTGCAGTTACCTTTGAGTATGGAAATAATTTAAGAGGACAAGCAGAGAAGGGCGGAGTTAAGGATGCATTTAAGATATCCGGCTTTGTGCTTGAATACATAAGACCGTATTTCTGTGAAGGTAGAGGTCCGTTTAGGTGGGTAGCTCTTTCTGGTGACCCAAAAGATATTTATGCAACTGATGAAGTCATTGTGCGTGAGTTTAAAGAAGATGAGATACTCAGACGCTGGATTACACTTGCACACAAAAAAGTGCCATTCCAAGGCTTACCTGCCAGAATATGCTGGCTCGGTTATGAGGAGAGGGCGCATTTTGGTAAAATAATTAATAAAATGGTTAGAGATAGTAAGATTTCTGCCCCTATAGTAATAGGGAGAGACCACCTTGACTCCGGCTCTGTAGCATCACCTTATCGGGAGACAGAAAAGATGATAGATGGCTCCGATGCCGTAGCTGACTGGCCTATTCTAAATGCATTACTCAACACTGCATCAGGTGCAAGCTGGGTAGCAGTCCATCATGGTGGCGGTGTAGGGATAGGGAACTCAATCCATGCTGGCTTTGTAATTGTAGCTGATGGTACAAATGAAATGGAAGCGCGTCTTGACCGTGTCCTCACAAACGACCCAGGCATAGGAGTAGCACGCCATGCAGATGCTGGCTATGATATTGCAATTGAGACTGCTAAGAAAAAGAAAGTCAAAATACCAATGATGAAATGA
- a CDS encoding prepilin-type N-terminal cleavage/methylation domain-containing protein, with protein sequence MRQKGFTVIETTLVLIILGIILGISMASYRNYIPRMRLNAAKDEVLATLRLAQTKAIAERKIYQVIFEKATNSYRINPDGESKPLPQGISIANSFDITYQFNPDHTAKMIPCDVTLVNPRNKSVIFYVIPATGYIRVKE encoded by the coding sequence ATGAGACAGAAGGGATTTACAGTTATTGAGACTACACTTGTATTAATCATTCTTGGTATTATATTAGGCATAAGTATGGCTTCTTACAGGAACTATATTCCGAGAATGAGACTAAATGCAGCAAAAGATGAGGTGTTAGCAACATTACGACTTGCCCAAACTAAGGCAATAGCTGAGAGGAAGATTTATCAAGTCATATTTGAGAAAGCTACTAATAGTTATAGGATTAATCCGGATGGTGAGTCTAAGCCTTTGCCACAGGGTATTTCAATCGCTAACTCTTTTGATATTACATATCAATTTAATCCTGACCATACTGCAAAAATGATACCATGTGATGTCACCCTTGTCAATCCTCGTAATAAATCTGTTATATTTTATGTCATCCCAGCTACAGGTTATATAAGGGTAAAAGAATGA
- a CDS encoding prepilin-type N-terminal cleavage/methylation domain-containing protein has product MNRKGFTLIELIVVIVIIGILAAIAIPRFMGAQDRARIGAAEADVTLMRQALGLYEIDYSTYNATGGPTTDYANFVAAIKGPDGKPYMSLPDTTNFTDFSFTPLGDSSFTITVKAKDVAKTTVTGTPTKTYH; this is encoded by the coding sequence ATGAACAGGAAAGGCTTTACCCTAATTGAGCTTATAGTGGTTATCGTGATTATCGGTATTCTAGCTGCCATCGCTATTCCAAGGTTTATGGGCGCTCAGGATAGGGCAAGGATTGGGGCTGCAGAGGCTGATGTTACATTGATGAGACAAGCTTTGGGGCTTTATGAGATAGACTACTCTACTTATAACGCTACCGGTGGACCGACCACCGATTATGCTAACTTTGTAGCTGCGATAAAAGGACCCGATGGCAAGCCATATATGTCTCTACCTGATACAACTAACTTTACTGACTTTAGCTTTACACCTCTGGGCGATAGTTCCTTCACAATAACTGTTAAAGCAAAGGATGTTGCTAAGACTACAGTTACCGGTACTCCTACTAAGACATACCACTAA
- a CDS encoding pyridoxine 5'-phosphate synthase — protein sequence MRLGVNIDHIATIREARKADFPDPVQAAVLVELAGAYGITIHLRQDRRHIKERDVELLKRTIKSHLNVELSLNKEILDFILKVKPDACCLVPERVEEVTTEGGLNIIKFMESTKDAIKELKNAGILATVFIEPEEELIKTAPACYADAIEINTGKYSDAKTTKERECELNRIKSAAKLAHSLGLEVHAGHGLNYHNVQPIVKISEIVELNIGHSIISRAVFVGLERAVREMMTLI from the coding sequence ATGAGGCTTGGTGTAAATATAGACCATATTGCAACTATAAGGGAGGCAAGGAAGGCAGATTTTCCAGACCCTGTCCAAGCAGCTGTCCTTGTTGAGCTTGCCGGTGCCTATGGAATAACAATACACTTACGCCAAGACAGGCGCCATATAAAAGAGAGGGATGTTGAACTTTTGAAGCGGACGATAAAATCGCATCTTAATGTGGAGCTCTCATTGAATAAGGAAATACTCGACTTCATTCTTAAAGTTAAGCCGGATGCTTGCTGTCTTGTGCCTGAAAGAGTTGAAGAAGTCACTACAGAAGGTGGGCTTAATATCATAAAATTTATGGAGTCAACTAAAGATGCAATTAAGGAACTAAAAAATGCAGGAATATTAGCTACTGTTTTTATAGAGCCTGAAGAAGAGTTAATAAAAACTGCACCAGCCTGTTATGCCGATGCTATAGAGATAAATACAGGTAAGTATTCAGATGCTAAAACTACCAAAGAGAGAGAATGTGAGCTTAATCGGATTAAATCTGCTGCTAAACTTGCGCACTCATTGGGACTTGAAGTGCATGCAGGTCATGGTCTCAATTACCATAATGTCCAGCCTATTGTGAAGATATCAGAAATTGTAGAACTAAACATAGGACACTCAATTATCTCAAGGGCTGTATTTGTGGGGCTTGAGAGAGCAGTGAGAGAAATGATGACACTTATTTAA